A region of Cellulophaga sp. RHA19 DNA encodes the following proteins:
- a CDS encoding DUF4280 domain-containing protein, with the protein MGLTGKLVCQGAECKCMHGNMPDKLIVETQSKRYINDPENSNKLMATNKEIGQPFEAKTFGQCKLQPTPSGYKPCQPNITEWTDFYDKVKLEDNGGYPLLEGSKATCAISGAPCVNITFHGQTGEPSESSFEEAEEDALCQVNPVVNPTEINKKNIYQGISAGEYDDNIYGYF; encoded by the coding sequence ATGGGATTAACAGGAAAACTAGTGTGCCAAGGAGCAGAATGCAAATGTATGCATGGCAATATGCCAGACAAACTAATTGTAGAAACACAAAGTAAACGCTATATTAACGACCCAGAAAATAGTAATAAATTAATGGCAACCAACAAAGAGATTGGGCAACCTTTTGAAGCTAAAACCTTTGGACAGTGCAAATTGCAACCAACACCAAGTGGCTACAAACCCTGCCAGCCTAATATTACAGAATGGACAGACTTTTATGACAAGGTAAAACTAGAAGACAATGGTGGTTATCCTTTACTAGAAGGCAGCAAAGCTACCTGTGCAATATCTGGTGCTCCTTGTGTTAATATTACTTTTCACGGACAAACTGGTGAACCATCAGAATCTAGTTTTGAAGAAGCAGAAGAAGATGCACTATGCCAAGTAAATCCTGTAGTTAACCCTACAGAAATAAACAAAAAAAATATTTACCAAGGTATTAGCGCAGGTGAATATGACGATAATATTTATGGTTATTTTTAA